One stretch of Pseudomonas poae DNA includes these proteins:
- a CDS encoding GNAT family N-acetyltransferase, producing the protein MEVVAIKNLKTLSHSQKEEILRMAERYSLDLVNRPISADHPMFGVVRAWMLTDIALQLDPAISLQINSEVVIAVNVASKVIGFMTLSRANDSATACGINYICVDSAHRNQGVMTAMIDSLKPRFTDIALSCFPTLVEAYEKIGFVMCESQGAQVAMRIGDSYNMNVIDPNYLNSQRAVSLEAQRLINELGPKRAVAINDEYDAETKRISKEVTAFVEKRKTAASKTVY; encoded by the coding sequence ATGGAAGTTGTTGCAATCAAAAACCTTAAAACACTTAGTCATTCGCAGAAGGAAGAAATACTGCGGATGGCTGAACGCTATAGCCTAGATTTGGTCAACCGACCGATCAGCGCTGATCACCCTATGTTCGGCGTAGTTCGCGCCTGGATGCTGACTGATATCGCCCTTCAGCTTGATCCAGCAATTAGCCTTCAGATCAATTCTGAAGTAGTAATCGCTGTAAATGTCGCATCAAAAGTTATAGGTTTCATGACCCTGAGCCGAGCTAATGACTCCGCAACTGCTTGTGGAATAAATTATATCTGCGTTGACTCAGCACATCGCAATCAGGGGGTCATGACTGCGATGATTGACAGCCTGAAACCACGCTTCACCGATATAGCACTCAGCTGCTTTCCAACACTCGTAGAAGCGTATGAAAAGATCGGATTCGTAATGTGCGAGTCCCAAGGAGCTCAAGTCGCTATGCGAATTGGCGACTCGTACAATATGAATGTCATAGACCCAAATTACTTGAACAGTCAAAGAGCCGTTTCGCTGGAAGCACAACGCTTGATCAACGAGCTCGGCCCTAAGCGAGCAGTCGCTATCAATGATGAGTATGACGCGGAAACAAAGCGCATCTCTAAAGAGGTCACGGCTTTCGTTGAGAAACGCAAAACAGCGGCATCGAAAACGGTCTACTGA